A window from Primulina huaijiensis isolate GDHJ02 chromosome 13, ASM1229523v2, whole genome shotgun sequence encodes these proteins:
- the LOC140991815 gene encoding uncharacterized protein yields MAGRPPRNNRNPRYANNRDDYNEDPNTGGNPPPRVGLSQADLMAIATIVATTLQGLGNPNANQPPPPPPPNGVKFHYESLRKNRCPIFRGDADPEVGQSWLKSVETQLRLLEVPEALKVDVIVPFLEDKAAKWWEAVSPAMTATGPVTWQNFRETFLKQYYPPEVRLQKLSEFENLTQAPDMSVVEYTSQFNALGSYAPAIMADEVLKLHRFKRGLNSRIQSALAVYQPANFAELMGAAIRAETDIRRREGENKNKRPHAGQSSQGGQKFRKPNQSGGPPSGQTSAANHQGPKPCPKCGFKHPGECRRASGACFGCGKAGHRIADCPTAANQATGPNKGTGPNVGANPSKPKENKPNARVFAMNQEEADDANEVVSGTILLQKVPAYALFDCGATHSFVSKRFAKKLGLKPESLAEPFRIATPTSKTIETHEMHKGCKIGIANQTFSADLIQLVMVDFDIILGMDWLANNNAIVDCKGKRVKLRTPNQEEIVYHGKSKERKSLLSASQAWKAMKSGEDVHLAMVSEVQGEVELRTEDIPIVCEFPDVFPEELPGTVPDREVEFEINLVPGAAPISKAPYRMAPAELKELKEQLQELLDKKQIRPSVSPWGAPITIKNKYPLPRIDDLFDQLKGAAVFSKLDLRTGYHQLKVRAEDISKTAFRTRVFKPFLDRFVVVFIDDILIYSPNEEEHEEHLRLALQTLREKELYAKFKKCEFWLKSVSFLGHVISEAGVSVDPKKVEAITEWPKPKNATDIRSFLGLAGYYRKFVEGFSSIAIPLTKLTQKNSKFIWDEGCEKSFQTLKEKLASTPVLVLPTEDKEFTIYSDASKEGLGCVLMQEGRVIAYASRRLKPHEKNYPTHDLELVAVVFALKIWRHYLYGKANKVADALSRKNGGKITLASLSAQPCLQETVKLNQDRDPELKKLKEQVESGKSQDLQMDDKGVVWMKGRLWVKAEHQRPGGLLQPLEIPEWKWDHVSMDFVVGLPKSRQGQDGIWVIVDRLTKSAHFLPVRMNYNLDKLAILYMDNVVRLHGVPVSILSDRDPRKCRSPLYWDEVGEKAIVGPELVQITIDKVTVIREKLKTAQDRQKSWADLKRRPMEFNVGDKAYVKVSPMKGVVRFSKARKLNPRYVGPFEILEKVGTLAYRLALPPNMSRIHNVFHVSQLRKYISDPSHVLEVEPLMIESNLGEELKYEEIPIRIVDTKDQVLRRRIIPYVKVQWSNHTEREATWELEERMRNLYPHLFVDLANPSFEDETSLKE; encoded by the exons ATGGCCGGAAGACCTCCACGAAACAATCGCAACCCGCGGTACGCCAACAACCGCGATGACTACAACGAAGATCCAAATACGGGCGGAAATCCACCTCCCAGGGTAGGCCTAAGCCAAGCTGATCTCATGGCCATAGCCACCATAGTGGCAACAACACTGCAAGGGTTGGGAAACCCGAACGCCAATCAACCACCTCCTCCCCCACCACCAAATGGAGTCAAATTTCATTACGAGTCCCTTCGTAAGAACAGGTGTCCGATATTCAGAGGGGACGCCGATCCTGAAGTTGGCCAAAGTTGGCTAAAGAGTGTCGAGACTCAGTTGAGGCTATTGGAAGTTCCCGAGGCACTCAAGGTGGATGTGATCGTGCCTTTTCTGGAAGACAAAGCAGCTAAGTGGTGGGAAGCAGTCTCGCCAGCCATGACCGCTACAGGACCAGTCACGTGGCAGAACTTCCGAGAAACATTTCTGAAACAGTACTATCCGCCGGAAGTCAGATTGCAGAAGCTGAGTGAATTTGAAAATCTCACTCAAGCCCCAGACATGTCAGTTGTGGAATACACCTCCCAGTTTAATGCACTCGGGTCTTATGCTCCGGCCATCATGGCAGACGAAGTTTTGAAGTTGCACCGCTTCAAGAGAGGATTAAACAGTAGAATCCAGTCAGCCTTAGCAGTTTATCAGCCCGCCAATTTTGCAGAACTTATGGGCGCAGCTATCCGAGCTGAAACCGACATCCGCCGCAGGGAGGGAGAGAATAAGAACAAGCGACCTCATGCCGGTCAATCTTCTCAGGGCGGTCAGAAGTTCAGAAAGCCAAACCAATCAGGCGGACCTCCCTCAGGGCAAACCTCAGCGGCCAACCATCAAGGACCCAAGCCATGCCCGAAGTGCGGTTTCAAACACCCCGGGGAATGTCGAAGAGCCAGTGGTGCGTGCTTCGGATGTGGGAAAGCAGGGCACAGGATCGCGGATTGTCCTACGGCCGCCAACCAAGCAACTGGGCCCAACAAGGGAACTGGGCCGAATGTGGGAGCTAACCCCAGCAAACCAAAAGAGAATAAGCCTAATGCCAGGGTGTTCGCTATGAACCAAGAGGAGGCGGACGACGCCAATGAAGTCGTATCAGGTACCATCTTACTTCAAAAAGTACCTGCTTATGCATTATTTGACTGTGGTGCTACGCACTCTTTTGTGTCTAAGAGGTTTGCTAAAAAATTAGGACTTAAGCCCGAATCTCTAGCTGAACCTTTTCGGATAGCCACACCTACGAGTAAAACCATAGAAACCCATGAAATGCACAAGGGTTGTAAGATCGGTATCGCTAATCAGACTTTCAGTGCCGACTTGATACAATTAGTTATGGTCGACTTCGACATCATTttagggatggattggttagccaaTAACAATGCAATAGTGGACTGTAAAGGGAAAAGAGTTAAGCTCCGAACCCCAAATCAAGAAGAGATTGTGTATCATGGTAAATCCAAGGAACGGAAATCACTCCTTTCCGCTTCTCAGGCATGGAAGGCCATGAAATCCGGAGAAGACGTCCACCTAGCAATGGTCAGCGAAGTGCAAGGAGAGGTCGAACTGAGGACAGAAGACATCCCAATAGTATGTGAGTTCCCGgatgtttttccagaagaactcCCAGGGACAGTCCCGGACCGCGAAGTTGAGTTCGAAATTAATCTAGTCCCTGGTGCAGCACcaatctctaaagcaccttacagGATGGCGCCAGCTgaactcaaggagctaaaagagcaactccaagaattgctgGACAAAAAGCAGATTCGACCTAGTGTGTCTCCATGGGGAGCACCA atcactatcaagaacaagtaccctCTTCCGAGGATAGacgatctatttgatcagctcAAGGGAGCCGCAGTCTTTTCTAAATTGGATCTGAGGACTGGATACCACCAACTGAAGGTCAGGGCTGAGGATATCTCCAAAACAGCTTTTCGGacaag AGTATTCAAACCATTTCTGGACCGGTTCGTAGTGgtatttattgatgacatactCATTTATTCTCCCAACGAAGAAGAACATGAAGAGCACCTCCGCCTGGCGCTACAGACACTGAGAGAGAAAGAGCTATATGCTAAgtttaagaaatgtgagttctggcttaAGAGTGTATCCTTTTTAGGACATGTGATCTCGGAAGCAGGAGTATCAGTGGATCCCAAGAAAGTTGAGGCAATTACGGAGTGGCCAaaacctaagaacgccacaGACATCAGGAGCTTTCTTGGACTGGCAggttattacaggaagttcgTCGAAGGTTTTTCTTCAATCGCCATACCACTGACTAAGCTCACTCAGAAGAATTCCAAGTTCATCTGGGACGAAGGTTGCGAGAAAAGTTTTCAGACATTGAAAGAAAAACTTGCATCCACCCCAGTGCTAGTTTTACCTACTGAAGATAAAGAattcaccatctacagtgacGCATCTAAGGAAGGTCTAGGATGCGTACTCATGCAAGAGGGAAGAGTGATCGCCTATGCGTCAAGGCGGTTGAAACCGCACGAAAAGAACTACCCTACGCATGATCTGGAGCTAGTGGCAGTTGTCTTTGCCTTAaaaatttggaggcactacctcTATG GTAAAGCGAACAAAGTGGCCGATGCTCTGAGTCGGAAAAATGGAGGCAAGATCACTCTAGCTTCACTCTCCGCTCAGCCATGTCTGCAAGAGACCGTCAAGTTAAATCAAGACCGAGACCCCGAGCTAAAGAAACTTAAGGAACAAGTCGAAAGCGGGAAGTCTCAAGACCTGCAAATGGATGACAAGGGGGTCGTATGGATGAAAGGACGGCTATGG gtcaaagcaGAGCACCAGCGACCCGGAGGATTATTGCAACCGTTGGAGATACCtgaatggaagtgggaccatgtctccatggactttgtggtaggaTTACCAAAGTCAAGGCAAGGTCAGGACGGAATATGGGTAATTGTAGATAGACTTACGAAATCTGCACACTTCCTACCCGTCCGAATGAACTATAATCTGGACAAGCTGGCTATACTGTACATGGACAATGTGGTACGACTTCATGGGGTACCCGTGAGCATcctatctgacagagacccgag gaaatgtCGGTCACccttatattgggatgaagtgggagaaAAGGCAATAGTAGGACCCGAGCTCGTACAGATAACCATAGACAAGGTTACCGTCATCCGAGAGAAACTCAAGACAGCCCAAGACCGACAGAAAAGTTGGGCAGATCTGAAAAGAAGGCCAATGGAATTCAACGTTGGCGATAAGGCCTACGTAAAAGTCTCGCCTATGAAAGGAGTTGTCCGATTCAGCAAAGCTAGGAAGCTGAACCCCCGTTATGTAGGACCCTTCGAAATTTTGGAAAAGGTGGGTACACTGGCATACAGATTGGCACTTCCGCCAAACATGTCAAGAATCCATAATGTTTTCCACGTGTCCCAACTACGGAAATACATCTCGGATCCAAGCCACGTGTTGGAAGTGGAACCGCTCATGATCGAAAGTAACTTGGGAGAAGAGTTGAAGTACGAAGAAATTCCCATCAGGATTGTGGACACCAAAGACCAAGTACTAAGGCGACGAATCATTCCCTACGTCAAGGTGCAATGGTCTAACCACACCGAAAGAGAAGCCACATGGGAGCTAGAAGAAAGGATGAGGAACCTATACCCTCACCTCTTCGTAGACCTAGCcaacccaagtttcgaggacgaaacttccctTAAGGAGTGA
- the LOC140991673 gene encoding large ribosomal subunit protein eL37x, which translates to MGKGTGSFGKRRNKTHTLCVRCGRRSFHLQKSRCSACAYPAARKRTYNWSVKAIRRKTTGTGRMRYLRHVPRRFKTNFREGTEAAPRKKATAASA; encoded by the exons ATG GGTAAGGGGACGGGGAGCTTTGGGAAGAGGAGAAACAAAACCCACACACTGTGCGTGAGGTGTGGCCGCCGCAGCTTCCACCTCCAGAAGAGCCGATGCTCCGCCTGTGCTTATCCGGCCGCTCGCAAGAGGACAT ATAACTGGAGTGTGAAGGCGATTCGTAGAAAGACTACTGGAACTGGACGAATGAGGTATCTTCGGCATGTACCCCGCAGATTCAAGACCAACTTCAGAGAAG GTACTGAAGCTGCACCCAGGAAGAAGGCAACAGCAGCTTCTGCTTGA
- the LOC140991814 gene encoding uncharacterized protein gives MTSKILQKTLKNLKSVLLQRQQKQPATPLLDPISSPNEPTKGDEHQRCIKTSIYGADQKGFKDLKEEKKTITYSVVKQEESGFLAVHTLAQKMNDLDLMNVNEDEDHVSDLEEFFHYYSLITCPAYLELVDRFFMDMYSEFIVPHLSKSVHSSMRELGSASVHSSMRKLGGLASAHSSMRSLGPLKL, from the coding sequence ATGACGAgcaaaatcttgcaaaaaacaCTCAAGAATCTCAAATCTGTGCTATTACAGAGGCAACAAAAGCAACCTGCAACTCCTCTCCTGGATCCCATTTCTTCTCCTAATGAGCCAACAAAAGGTGATGAGCATCAAAGATGTATAAAGACCTCCATATATGGAGCAGATCAAAAGGGATTCAAGGATTTAAAAGAAGAGAAGAAGACAATTACATACTCTGTAGTGAAACAAGAAGAATCTGGTTTCTTGGCCGTGCACACGTTAGCTCAGAAAATGAACGATTTAGACTTGATGAATGTGAATGAAGATGAGGATCATGTATCGGATTTGGAAGAATTCTTTCACTACTATTCTCTTATTACGTGCCCGGCTTATCTTGAACTTGTGGACAGGTTTTTCATGGATATGTATTCAGAATTCATCGTTCCCCACCTGTCGAAAAGTGTCCACAGTTCGATGAGGGAGCTGGGATCTGCCAGCGTTCACAGTTCAATGAGGAAACTTGGAGGATTAGCCAGTGCTCACAGTTCAATGAGGAGTCTAGGCCCTCTAAAGCtgtaa